The Phycisphaerae bacterium nucleotide sequence ACATCCTCCCGGTTCTGGACGACGCGGTGGACTGCGGCATTGACGGAATCGACCCACTTGAGCGAACGGCTGGAATGGACATCAAGGCGATCCGCGAGAAGTACGGCAGAAAGCTCATCCTGGTGGGCAACGTCGACAGTCAGGTCTTGACCTTCGGAAACGAAGAGCAGGTCCGCATGGCGGTCAGAGAGTGTATGCGCTCGGCCGGAGCGGGCGGAGGGCACTTTATCCAGTCGGACGCCGGGCAGATCATGCCAGACGTTCCGGTCGCCAACGTAATCGCGTATATCGACGAAGTGCGAAGTTCAGATGCTAAAGGATCATCCAGATGAAATGTGCGGTGACTCAGGTCTATTCCGACGAAAAGATGGAGCGGCTGTACCACGGTGCGCTGCGGGTGTTGAGAGAGACAGGGTATTTCATCGATCACGATTTCTTTCTCGACGAGTTCGCCAAGCGGAGAATGACGGTGGATCGGACCAAGCGGAGAGTCTTTTTCACCGATGATCTGATCAACGATCTGTTGATGCCGGACCCCGAGCGGTACCGCGGACGGGAATTCAGGGAGGCGTATCCCTGCGGCGCCGGCGTTAGTGGGAGCTATCCGAAATACTACGACTGGCCGACCAGGACCTCGCAGCCCGGAAACTCCGCCCTGCTGAAGGAACTGGTGCGCGTCTTCGGATCCATGGCGGAGTTCTCGCACGCTGGGCGAGTGCTGACACTGAGCGACGTTCCTCAGGCCATCGAGCCGATCCTGGCTACGGCTCTGGTCATCAAGCACAGCCCCAAACCGGCCGGCGGCGAGGTCTACAAAGCTGACAACATCCCCTACCTGATCGAACTGGGCGAGATTGCCACGGGGAAGCCCAACTGCACCGATTACGTGCCCAGTTGCACGTTCGTCGTGCCGCCCCTGAAGATGACGAGGGACGAAGGCGACCTGATTATCGCCAAGGCCCGGTATGACCTTCCGGCGGTGGCCGGAACCATGCCGTCGTCCGGCGCGACCTCGCCGGTGACGAGGGAAGGCACGGTGGTGATCGAGCTGGCGGAGATCATCGGCATCTGGCTCTGCTACCGGCTGATTCAGCCGGGAATCGAACTGGGCACGATCAGCGCCAGTTCCATGTTCGACATGCGCGAGGGAACCTGTTCCTTCTCAGCCCCGGAGGCGATCATTCAGGACTGCGCGACCTCGCAGATCTGCCGGCGGTACTTCGGCGCCAACGCCCGCATGTCGGCTGGGTACGTCGACGCCAAGACGCCAGGGATTCAGGCGACCTGCGAGAAGCTCTTCAAGACGTGGTGGGGGCATCAGTTCCTGGGGAGCGGCGGCTACGCAGGCGGACTTCTGGAAGCGGGGCAGGCGTTCTCGCCGGCCCAGGCCCTGCTGGATCTGGAGATACGAGATTCCCTCAATGTCCTCTTCCGGAATGAACCCACACTTGAGGATCAGATACCTTTTGAGGATATTTATGACGTGGCGACGAAGCACGGCACGTTTCTGGATACGGACCACACGATGAAGCTTTTCCGACAGGTCCTCGCCCATCCGATGCTTTTCGATCGAAGCCCACGGCGGTCGGATGAGGAAGAGGCGCGCAAGTCGGCTGGGCTGCTCGACCGGGCTCAGGCCGGGTACGAGGACGCCAGACGGAAGGCGCCGGAGTTTGTCGCCTCGACCGAAATCTGCCGCGCGGTCGATCGCGTGGTGGAGAAGGCCAAACGACATCTACTGTAGGTGGAGAAAAGACCTATGGGCAGCGAACGGACTCAGCCGCAACTGGTCATGCGACGCCCGCACCTGCGTGATTTGCCGCTGGTGCAACTGGCCGAAGGCTACACCGTTCGGAGTTTCCGCGACGGTGACGAGGCGGCTTGGGAGCACATCATCGCGGAGACGTTCGAGACCAGCCTCTACCGGTTCGACCGGGCCATGCGCAGCGACCCGGCGTTCGCCCCGGAACGGGTGCTCCTGATCACCTGCGGCGACGAGCCGGTGGCGACGGCCTCGGCGTGGCGGGCGGACCGGTTTGGCCCTAACACCGGCTATCTGCACATGGTGGGCGTTCTGCCCGGGCATCAGGGCAAGCACCTGGGAGCGAAAGTGAGCCTGGCGGCGCTGCGCCGGTTCGTCGAGGAAGGGCGCATTGATGCCGTGCTGCAGACCGATGATTTCCGCCTGCCCGCGATCCGAACCTACCTGCGTCTGGGCTTCGAACCGCTGCCGATCCACGAGAACCAGCGGCAGCGCTGGCGGGCGGTGTTTGACGAGATCCTGCGCCCGGACCTGGTCCGCCAGTTCCAGCCGACCCTCGACGGCCCGATCGCGAGGGTCGAGGGCCTGAGTTAACCCCGCTCTTGCTTCGCCGGGGACGGCATCTATAATGGGCCTCCAACTTTGTTAAGGAGCTACCCATGACGGCCGTTCCGGAGAGCATCAAGCGTCAGATCGCCAATCCCCAGCCGGACATCAAGCAGTTCCTGGCCGTGATCCAGGGCAAGGCCAAACCCACCCGCGCCCTTCTGGCTGAGCTGTTCGCCGATCAGGAGATCATGGCCTGGGTCTTCGAGAACGTCCTCGGCAAGCCGTGGGTGCCCGCCTCACAGAACCCCGATCAGATGCGCAAGCACCTGCTCTGCGAGATCGAGTACTGGTATCGGATGGGCTACGACTATGTCCGGGTCAGCGGCGGCCTGGACTTTCCGACCAAAGGGCGCGCCTCGGCCAACACGGCGGAACTGGCCAAAAACGACCGCGGCTGGACCGAGAGCCACGGGGTCATTCAGAACTGGGCGGATTTCGAGGGGTACGCCTGGCCGCAAATCAAAGACGAGAATCTCTGGATGTACCACTTCGTGGCTGAGCATCTGCCGGAGGGCATGGGCCTGATGCTCTGCCCCACCAGCGGCTTTCTGGAAGTGCCGTGCAATACGCTGGTTGGCTACGAATCGCTGGCCACGATGATCTACGACGAGCCGGAACTGGTCCGGGCGGTGTTCGACCGGGTGCGGGAATTGATCGTCGGAACCTACCAGCGACTGGTGGGCATTCCGCGGGTCGTTGGGTTCTTCCAGGGCGACGACATGGGCTTCCTTTCCGGTACGCTGTTTTCTCCGGAGTTTCTCAAGAGTCACAGCCTGCCCGGTCACAGGGCGCTGGTCGAGTTGGCCCACGCCCACGGCAAAGTCTACATGATGCACGCCTGCGGCAACCTCAGCACCATCATGGACTACCTGATCGACCAGATCGGCATCGACGCCAAGCACTCCTTTGAGGACAAAATCATGCCGGTTGAGGAGGTTTACCGGCAATACGGCACCCGCGTGGCCCTGCTGGGCGGGCTCGATCTGAACTTCCTGGCCCGTGGTGACGAGCAGGCGGTCCGCCGGCGGACCCGGGAGATCCTCAACGCCTGCATGCCCGGCGGGCGCTACGCCCTCGGATCAGGCAACACCATCGCCAACTACTGCATCCCGCAGAACGTGCTGGCCATGTTCGACGAAGCCTATCGTTGGGGACGCTAACGACGTCAACCGGTATGCCGGCGGCTTGGCGCCAACGATGGACCTGTTTTGTCCAAAATGGATTAATGTCTTGACATTTAGTCCATTTTGGATTTAACTGAGACTGGTAACTGTGGATTCCGGTCCCAGGAGGATGGGTCAATGGGCAAAGCCAGGGGCGCTGCAGCGGTCGGGTCGGGGGCCGGCATCCTGCAAGTCACTTTTGCCGCTGTGGTTATGCAACTCTGCCTGGGAACGGTCTACGGTTGGAGCGTGTTCGTCAATCCCCTGATGGAGCAGCACCACTGGGGCAGGCCGCAGGTGGTCCTGGCCTTCAGCCTGGCCATCGCCGGGATCGGGATCGGGGCGTTTCTGGTCAGCGCTCGGGCGGACCGCCATCCCCGGCAGGTCGCAACGCTGGGCGGACTGATGTTCGGGATCGGCACGGTCCTGGCCGGCTTGGCGGTCCAGGCCGGCAACCTGGTGTTGCTGTACATCGGGTACGGATTGCTCGGCGGGGTCGGGATTGGCCTGGCCTATCTGACCCCAATCGCGGTGGCGATCAAATGGGCCCCCCACCGCCGTGGACTGGTCAGCGGCTTGGTGGTGATGGGGTTCGGGGCCGGCGCGTTCATCATCGGCAAGATCGCGCCGGGCCTGATCGACTCGATCGGCAGCGGAATGACCCTGATCGGGTTGGGACTAGCCTTCACGGTGGTCTGTACGGCCATGGGTTTGCTGATGCGGAATCCCCCGAGCTATACGCCCAAGGAGGCCAAGTGGTCGCTGATCCCGCGGGAGGCGCTGGGGCGGGGCGAGTTTTGGATCCTGTGGGGCATGTTATTTTTGAACGTCTGCGCGGGAATCGCGTTGATCTCGCAGGCGGCGTCGATGTTCCAGGATCTGCACGAGGTGACGGCGGCGCAGGCCGGCCTGCTGGTCTCCGCCATCGCCATCTGCAACGGCTTGGGGCGGATGTTCTGGTCGGCGGTCTCGGAGAAGACGGGACGGCCGGCGGTGTTTCTCTTCATGTTCATCAGTCAGACGGGGCTCTTTGTTCTGCTGCCGCAGATCAGCAGTGCCTGGCTGTTCGCCGTCGTCTGCTGCTATATCATTCTCTGTTACGGGGGCGGGTTCGGCACCATGCCGGCGTTCACCGCGGATCTGTTCGGATCGGATCAGGTAGGCCGGGTGTATGGGCCGATGCTGACCGCCTGGTCGGCAGCCGGGGTGGTGGGACCCATGCTATACGCTGGGATACTCGAAACGTCCGCCGCCCGGGGGTTGGCAGCGGACTACGGGTATTCGATCTCCATGTGTATTACGGCGGGGCTGTTGCTGGCGGCATGCGCGCTGCCGGTTCTGGTCATGTCGCGACGGACAACGGCCGTTGGTGCGGCAGTGAGTTAGCGGGGCACCGCCAGAGAAGGGACCGCTCCTACCGCCGCCAACGCCAGAGAGCAAACAGGCCGCCAAACAGGAGCAACCCCATTGTCGCCGGCTCAGGGACCGGGGCGTCCAGGGCGTCCAGGGCCTCCAGGGCATCCGGAGCCTCCAGGGCATCCGGAGCCTCCAGGGCAGGCGCGGCTGATCTGCCAACGATGTCGCAGCTCTGTCCGTAGTGGCTTGAGAGGATCGCCAGATCCGTAAGGTCGACTTTCCCGTCATCGTTGAAATTGCCCTGACACCAGAGCGCGCCGCTGGACATTCCGTAGTTGGTCGCCAGGATTCCCAGGTCGGCTACGCTGACCAGGGCATCGTAGTTGGCGTCACCGGGGATCGGCGTGTAGATAAACGGGTCCAGCCAACTCGTGTAGGCGCTGATCCGGATGTCGGTGCCTCGATCCCCGTTGTTAAGGGTCGGATCACCGTAGGCAGGCCAGTGCGCCGGATCGCGGGGACTGACGCTGACGTGAATCCCCGCCACCAACAGGTCATCGCCGGATCGGATGAACGATGGTCCGCCCGAATCACCCAATGCGAACATCGCCTCTTTCGCCGCGCCGAGCGAATACAGGTACGCCGACGAACTGTTCGGATCGGGCGGCAGGAAATCCGGGTGATCGAAGTCCATCTGGAAGTACTTGTAGGCGATGCTCGAACCGACGCGGTCGATGTTATTGTAGCCCACGCGCTTGGTGCCTCGCGGGTAGGCCGGGTCGCCTCCCGCTGCGACGGAATCCCCCGTCCCGCTCATCCCATAGCCGACCATGATGCACTCTTTGTACAACTCGTCGGTGGCCCGGTAGAGACCGTAGCCGGGCGTGCGCGTCGTGCTCGTCAGCGTCACCACCGCCAGGTCGGCCGTCGGATGCATGAACACGCCGCTGGTGGTCCAATTGTACGTTTGTCGGCCGCCCGGCAGATCCAGGGCGAAGGTTCCGCTGGTGTAGCCGTTGACCGCGTGCTTGGCCGTCAGGACGTGCCAGGCGTCGATCAGCACGCCCGATGTTCCGCCCGCGCTGCTCAGATAACCTACCATGTCGTACTCGCAGGGCGCGGTTACCTCGTGCAGATCAGGATCGTCGCTGACTACGATCGCAAGGCAGGTGGGCGAAAACGCGATGAGAAGGACCAAGCAGAGCGAAAGATACCGCCACGGACGTGCACCTAACGCCATACACTCACCTCACACGTCCCCACAAGTACAGACCGAACCCCCCAGCCTGCTTTGCCGGCTTCGGCCGGCGCACCACAAGCAGGCCCGAAACCCCATCCTTTTCGGCCCCGCCCACTGAGACCCGATGGCTCAAGAGGCTACCGCCGCCTGAACGTCCATCCCATCACGCCAAGCAGGACCAGTCCGATCGTGCACGGCTCGGGAACATAGACGTCGATCTTTATACTCTCATTCAGATATCGCTTCTCGATCGAAGAGGTCGTTCCCGTCTCGCTGTTGGCATGAAGCTCGTTTGAGAAGTCAAACTCAACGCTCCGGATATTCAGGCCGCTCAGATCCCAGACCAAGGTCCCCGTGAAGTTGCCACTGACACCGTCGTTGGCCCGGTTAAACGACTGCTTCGGCGAAAACTGCATCTCCCGCTGGGGATCGATGAAATCGACGGGCAAACCGGTATCATGATCGATAAGCAGAAGGTTCGCGCCGATGGACACGTTGGTGCCCGCCGTCCCGGAGTCGCTGAAGTTGTACTTGCCCAGTTCCGTCAGACGGATCTCCTTGAGAGCCTGGTTGGCAGGAGCGGTGATGACCATCAGGAGCCTGTCGTCGGCAATCACCCCTGTGCCACCAGACGATTCGGCCCGGAAATCGGTCAGCAGCATGCTGAAGCCGGTCGACCGGGCTGTCGGCTGGGCAAACAGACCGTTGAGGTCTTCAATACTCGTGTATTGCACACCTTGCCCATCCGTGATGGGGTTGTAATAGGCTGCCAGCACAGGAGTTGCCCAAGTAAGCACCACGCAGATCGATAGGATCGTCAGGACACGTGCCATCAGACTGCCTCCTTCCCCGCCATGTGACGGGGGATCGTCTTCCCCTGCTTCTCGGTAGATGCTGTTGCCATTCAGTCCGTCGCTTGCATAAAAAAAGTTCGGGACAGAGAGTCTGCGCTCTCTCCCGAACTCTTTTATGTCAGTGTACCGGATTCCTACCGCCATGTCAAGAGCCTAACACTCCTCCAGGCGCCCTGCATCGCCCCGGCCAACCACGCCAAGGTCGGCCGGCCGCGACTAGCGCCTTCTGCCAAGCAGGCCAACCGCTCCAATCGCCAGCATGACCAACGTAACCGGTTCCGGAACAATCACTTCCAGCGAAGTAGCTTCTCCGACGTAAGTCTTCTCGATCGACGCCGTCGTTCCGTTCACGTTCGTGGCGGTCAAGGTGTTTGTAAAGGTCAGGACGACGCTGGTGAGATTGGCCCCCGTCAGGTCGATCAGACCGGTGGTGCCCGACCAGCCCGTCTGCACGCCCGTTACGTTCGTGAAGGGCGGCATGGGCGTAATATCCAGATCAACATCAAGATCGTACAGCCCGGCCGACAGATTCAGCGAACTGACCACGTTGGCGCTGGTCCCGACCCCGGCAACGCCCGAGAGCATGTAGGTTCCAGCCTCCAGGATCCGGATCGACTCGATGTACCGTTGGGCCGGAGCATCGATCTGCATGGTCAGGGTTCCGGAGAGGCTGACGGTCTCGCCGTTCTCAGCCTTCGCCTCAGCCCGGAAGATCTGCGGAGTGAAACGCAGCACGTTCCGGGTCCGGGTCGCCGGCCCGTAGAGCGAATCGCCGTTCGGACCGGCGGTGCCTTCAACGTTCATGAAATTGACCTGATCGGGATCCGAACTCACGAAATCGCCATAGTCATACATGGCTCCGAACGCCGAGCCCGTGAGAACCACCGCCGCAAGCGCCACCACGAACCGCATGCCCTTCATTCCTTTCGCCTCCTTCAGCTCCTCAGAAGTGCTCTGGTCTGCCGACGACCGCACCGGGAGGCCCTCAACCATCGAGAACGCAAACAACCCGGCACGAGCGGCCCAAAAAAAAGCGTGAGACAGAGTCTCTGCGACTCTCTCTCACGCTCCATTGGAGACATTCTAACAGATGCGCAGCGCGGGGTCAATCCCCTACTGGTCATCGGGGATTACAACCAAGGCCGGGGGAATAACTCCACAATAGCATGCCAGATAACAACTTACGGTCATGCCAGCGGGATCAGGAACGCATCGGCAATGCCGCCGCAGGAATTCTTTGCACCAAGAAGCTGTGCGCAACCGAAAGCGTCGCAGAACAGGCTTGACATCGATGCGGCGCACCTGCTATATTGCAGTTGCCATAAAAGAACGACCCTTCTCATAGTCGAAGCGACAGGAACGATGGACGATAGCTCGATCGACATGCCGGTCTACCAGCGGGTCAAGCAGCACCTGGAAACAATGATCGAGCGCGGGATGCTGCGAAGCGGCGGCTTGGTGCCCAGCGAGCGGGCGCTGGCGGCGAGGCTCAAGGCAGCTCCAGGGACGGTGCGGCGGGCAGTCGGCGAGATGGTGGCGGAGGGTAAGTTGGTCCGCCTGCCCCGGAAGGGGACCATTGTGTCGCCGGATCTGCCGACGGCCTCGGGTAGTCTTCACTGGGCGGTGGTGGTGCCGACGATGCGCTATTTCTATCCTCAACTGGTGGATGCGATCGAGCGGGAGGCCTGGCGGCTGGGAGCGACGGTGACGCTGGGCTGTCCGCGGGAGGATATCGACGGCGAGCGGCGGTTCGTTTTGCGGGCGATCGAGGAGGGGGCGCGGGGTATCCTGCTGGCTCCGACCTCGACCAAGCACCAGTCCCGCAGCCGCGAGAGTCTGGAATACCTTGGCGACCTGAACGTGCCGGTGGTCATCATGGACCACTGGGGGATCGACCTGCCTCTTTCGGGCATCGACTGTGTCCTGTCGGACAACTTCGCCGGCTGCTATCAGGCGACGGTCCACCTGATCCGCCACGGGTACCGCCGGATCGCGATGGTCACGGGCGACGGGCAGGAGGGTCCGGAGGTGCGAGAACGGCGTAAGGGGTACCTCGCGGCCCTGGCCGATCACGGCCTGACAGAGCCGCAGGTCCCGCCCCTGCATAACCGTACGGTCGAAGAGGGTGACACTGAGGCCATCACCGGGGTTCTCTCGGCGGGGGTTGAGGCCATTGCGACCACCAACGACAGAACCGCGGCGTTCCTGCTGGCCCGATTGGCCCAGATGGGGATTGCCGTGCCGGACGACGTGGCGGTCATCGGATATGACGATGAGCCGTTCGCCGAGGCGCTGAATCCGCCGCTGACCTCCGTGCGCGTTGAAAAGGAGGAGATCGCCCGGCGAGCCGTCCAGCTTTTGCAGGAGCGGATCGCCAGCGGACTCAAGGGTCGCCACAAGACGCTGGTGGTTCGGCCATCGGTGGTCGCCCGGCAGAGTTGCGGGCGGAGTTGTTCCGGTCTGGATGAGTTGGAGAAGAAGACAGAGATTGTCGAAAGGACGATGATCCGATGATTTCGAATCTCGAATCCGGGTACTCGAGTCGGAAAGGCAATCCCCTGTTTGCCCTTGTCATGGGCTTCACGCTGATTGAGCTTCTGGTCGTGGTGGCGATCATCGCGGTGCTGGTGGCAATTCTGCTGCCGGCGCTTCAGGCGGCCAGGGAACTGAGCAACGTCGCGGTCTGCGGCTCGAACTTGCGGCAGAACGGACTGGCCATGACCAGCTATGCCCTTGATCATAACGGCCTCTATCCCAGGACGGACTACGGGCATCACACCTATCAGTTTCAGACGATTAACGCGGCAGGCGTTCAAGGTCCGCTTTTCTATCTGTGGCAGGCTGGGTACGTCCCTCAGCCGCGAACATGGTACTGCCCGACCAGTCCCGTTCTGTTCGAGGATCCGAACCCCAGTGATGCTATTCCGGAAGGCAACTGGGAGTACATCTCCTGGTATGACCGCTATCAGCCCGCATGGACGGCCTGCAGCAGCTATCAGTACCGAATGCGTCTGGCGTACCACGCCCGACCGGACCATTGCCTGCGGCCGGACGACTATTCGCCGATCGCTGTGTACGTGGACCTGTTCGGCACCCAGGGCGCCGGCCAACTGACACCGAATCATCAAAGCATGCATTGGAACGCCCTTTTCACCGACGGGAGCGTCCAGACCCGCAAGGACAGTGATAGCTGGATCATGTCGCTTGACCTGAGTTGGTACACCGCCGGCGACTACCTTTCGCCGGTGCCCGGCGACCCACAGCGCAATGTCGCTCTCGTCTGGTGGTGGCTTGACGGCCATGGCCGGTAGCATCGGTTTTCCGCCTGCGCTACGTTTCTTCACAAAGGAGCATTCGATGGTCCGCCGCTGCGCTTTGCTTGTCGCCGCAATCGCTGGTTCGCTCTGCCAAGCCGCCGAGGTCGACTATGCACGGGTCGAGGCGCCGGAGGTTCTGATTTTTCCGACGCCGCGCGAGGCCTCCTATGGGCCGTTGGACCTGGAGATCAGCGGGCCGGAAGAGGCGCCGGCGGTAGTCGTATTGGGCCAGGATGCCGGCCCACGGGTGGAAGTCGCGGCTGAGGACCTGAA carries:
- a CDS encoding GNAT family N-acetyltransferase, whose amino-acid sequence is MGSERTQPQLVMRRPHLRDLPLVQLAEGYTVRSFRDGDEAAWEHIIAETFETSLYRFDRAMRSDPAFAPERVLLITCGDEPVATASAWRADRFGPNTGYLHMVGVLPGHQGKHLGAKVSLAALRRFVEEGRIDAVLQTDDFRLPAIRTYLRLGFEPLPIHENQRQRWRAVFDEILRPDLVRQFQPTLDGPIARVEGLS
- a CDS encoding OFA family MFS transporter; this encodes MGKARGAAAVGSGAGILQVTFAAVVMQLCLGTVYGWSVFVNPLMEQHHWGRPQVVLAFSLAIAGIGIGAFLVSARADRHPRQVATLGGLMFGIGTVLAGLAVQAGNLVLLYIGYGLLGGVGIGLAYLTPIAVAIKWAPHRRGLVSGLVVMGFGAGAFIIGKIAPGLIDSIGSGMTLIGLGLAFTVVCTAMGLLMRNPPSYTPKEAKWSLIPREALGRGEFWILWGMLFLNVCAGIALISQAASMFQDLHEVTAAQAGLLVSAIAICNGLGRMFWSAVSEKTGRPAVFLFMFISQTGLFVLLPQISSAWLFAVVCCYIILCYGGGFGTMPAFTADLFGSDQVGRVYGPMLTAWSAAGVVGPMLYAGILETSAARGLAADYGYSISMCITAGLLLAACALPVLVMSRRTTAVGAAVS
- a CDS encoding PEP-CTERM sorting domain-containing protein codes for the protein MALGARPWRYLSLCLVLLIAFSPTCLAIVVSDDPDLHEVTAPCEYDMVGYLSSAGGTSGVLIDAWHVLTAKHAVNGYTSGTFALDLPGGRQTYNWTTSGVFMHPTADLAVVTLTSTTRTPGYGLYRATDELYKECIMVGYGMSGTGDSVAAGGDPAYPRGTKRVGYNNIDRVGSSIAYKYFQMDFDHPDFLPPDPNSSSAYLYSLGAAKEAMFALGDSGGPSFIRSGDDLLVAGIHVSVSPRDPAHWPAYGDPTLNNGDRGTDIRISAYTSWLDPFIYTPIPGDANYDALVSVADLGILATNYGMSSGALWCQGNFNDDGKVDLTDLAILSSHYGQSCDIVGRSAAPALEAPDALEAPDALEALDALDAPVPEPATMGLLLFGGLFALWRWRR
- a CDS encoding PEP-CTERM sorting domain-containing protein, with product MARVLTILSICVVLTWATPVLAAYYNPITDGQGVQYTSIEDLNGLFAQPTARSTGFSMLLTDFRAESSGGTGVIADDRLLMVITAPANQALKEIRLTELGKYNFSDSGTAGTNVSIGANLLLIDHDTGLPVDFIDPQREMQFSPKQSFNRANDGVSGNFTGTLVWDLSGLNIRSVEFDFSNELHANSETGTTSSIEKRYLNESIKIDVYVPEPCTIGLVLLGVMGWTFRRR
- a CDS encoding PEP-CTERM sorting domain-containing protein, yielding MKGMRFVVALAAVVLTGSAFGAMYDYGDFVSSDPDQVNFMNVEGTAGPNGDSLYGPATRTRNVLRFTPQIFRAEAKAENGETVSLSGTLTMQIDAPAQRYIESIRILEAGTYMLSGVAGVGTSANVVSSLNLSAGLYDLDVDLDITPMPPFTNVTGVQTGWSGTTGLIDLTGANLTSVVLTFTNTLTATNVNGTTASIEKTYVGEATSLEVIVPEPVTLVMLAIGAVGLLGRRR
- a CDS encoding substrate-binding domain-containing protein, which produces MDDSSIDMPVYQRVKQHLETMIERGMLRSGGLVPSERALAARLKAAPGTVRRAVGEMVAEGKLVRLPRKGTIVSPDLPTASGSLHWAVVVPTMRYFYPQLVDAIEREAWRLGATVTLGCPREDIDGERRFVLRAIEEGARGILLAPTSTKHQSRSRESLEYLGDLNVPVVIMDHWGIDLPLSGIDCVLSDNFAGCYQATVHLIRHGYRRIAMVTGDGQEGPEVRERRKGYLAALADHGLTEPQVPPLHNRTVEEGDTEAITGVLSAGVEAIATTNDRTAAFLLARLAQMGIAVPDDVAVIGYDDEPFAEALNPPLTSVRVEKEEIARRAVQLLQERIASGLKGRHKTLVVRPSVVARQSCGRSCSGLDELEKKTEIVERTMIR
- a CDS encoding prepilin-type N-terminal cleavage/methylation domain-containing protein; the encoded protein is MGFTLIELLVVVAIIAVLVAILLPALQAARELSNVAVCGSNLRQNGLAMTSYALDHNGLYPRTDYGHHTYQFQTINAAGVQGPLFYLWQAGYVPQPRTWYCPTSPVLFEDPNPSDAIPEGNWEYISWYDRYQPAWTACSSYQYRMRLAYHARPDHCLRPDDYSPIAVYVDLFGTQGAGQLTPNHQSMHWNALFTDGSVQTRKDSDSWIMSLDLSWYTAGDYLSPVPGDPQRNVALVWWWLDGHGR